TGGCGGATCCAGGAAAATGCATTCTCGGATCACTACCGGCTGCTGGATCCTGACAACCATCGGTACGCGTCCGGCAGTCTTGAACAATGCAGTACGATTCTGAAGACTGTCCGTGAAAAAAATCAATTGCCGCAAATGAGCGGTCACGCCGTTATTCTTGTACATGGCCTGATTCGCAGCTCGCGTTCCTTTGATTCTTTGGCCCGCAGGCTGCAGACGCATAACTTCACAATCGTGCCTTTCGACTATCCCAGTACTCGCCGGTCGATCCCCGATGCCGCCGACTGCCTGTCCCGGGTGATTAAGTCACTCGAAGGGATCAAATCAATCGATCTCGTGGTTCACAGCCTGGGCGGTCTGGTGCTGCGATATTACCTGCGGGACCGTTGTGATGACAGAATTCGTCGAGCAGTACTTCTCGGCGTTCCCAATCACGGTGCACAAATAGCGGACCGATTCCACAAAAACGTGTTTTACCGAATGCTGTACGGACCGGCCGGACAACAGCTGACGTCTGAAGAAAGCGGCCTGATTGCCGGTCTTCCGGCCCCCAACTTCGAATTCGGAGTGATCGCCGGAGGACGAGGCCGCGTCCGGGGTTTCAATCCTCTGTTGCGAGGTGACAATGACTCGACGGTCACGGTTCGCAGTGCGCGTCTGACGGGAGCAGCCGATTTTATGCTACAGCCCGTGATTCATTCGTTTCTGATGTCCGACAGACGCTGTGTACAGGCAATCGCTTCATTTCTGGAATACGGAAAGTTTGATCCGGACCGGGAACCTCAGCCGATCATGTAGTCTCTGCACGCAACTGCAGCCCTGTTCCGGACGCGATCCCCCGGCCACAACGCATCGGAATCGGAATACGTGTCCAGGGTTCCGCCTTCTGCTTTATCAGATCCAAGTCAGGTTCGCCGTTCAACTTCGCAGTGAGATTCAGATCCACACAAATCGCTGAATAAACTCCCAGACATCGCCGAACAGAACATACCCCAGCGCCTGTTTCCCGCAGGCCACTTTTGCCGTCGCCTCGCCTCCGATCCGCTGAAACGGCAATTCGGATTTATCGATGTCGACCTGTATCTGAACCACCACCTCAGAATCGTATTTTACTTCAGATCGTGATGCGATATCGGCACGGTTCAGATGCCCGCTGAACGTTCCTGACGCATCCGTTGCAAGGACATATTCTACGTCGAGCGACTTTCCTTCGCTGGAACCGGCTGCTCTCAGGAGATGTCCCATCCGGTGTTCCGGCATTCGAAGCTCCAGGACCCAGTCTTTGGTGTCATCCATAATTTCCAAAAGATGTTCGCCACGGGTGACCGGACGATCTCGAAGCTTTTCATCCAGCTGATAGGTTGCCACAACTCCATCGATGGGAGCC
The DNA window shown above is from Fuerstiella sp. and carries:
- a CDS encoding alpha/beta fold hydrolase; protein product: MSGIIQTLKTSWAKTLGGRQFWSDVSFFRGWRIQENAFSDHYRLLDPDNHRYASGSLEQCSTILKTVREKNQLPQMSGHAVILVHGLIRSSRSFDSLARRLQTHNFTIVPFDYPSTRRSIPDAADCLSRVIKSLEGIKSIDLVVHSLGGLVLRYYLRDRCDDRIRRAVLLGVPNHGAQIADRFHKNVFYRMLYGPAGQQLTSEESGLIAGLPAPNFEFGVIAGGRGRVRGFNPLLRGDNDSTVTVRSARLTGAADFMLQPVIHSFLMSDRRCVQAIASFLEYGKFDPDREPQPIM